Proteins encoded by one window of Ignavibacteriota bacterium:
- a CDS encoding amino acid permease — MKNSAPKTELVRSLTLTASIMIVAGSMIGSGIFRKPATMAGQLGSPELLIIIWIIAGIITFIGALVNAEVAGIIDSTGGQYVYFRKMYGDGVAFIYGWSVLSVIQTGSQAAIAYVFGEYLGYFINYPQLPQSLQDFTFYMPLVGNIHPFFEFGPKAAAIICILFLTGINYIGVIFGGIVQTIVTIIKIAAIIALAVVLITLGNGSFANVITGFSIAQNNTSELISAIGLALAGAFWAYDGWNNVTFISGEMKNPQKNIPLGLLYGTLIVMAVYVIINIAYLYILPIDVMKKSPLVAASAMELIFGQSGASVISIAVIISTFGALNGSILASARVQFAMAKDNLFFNYLGKVHPKFGTPHTSLIIQGLWSSVLVLSGSFDTITDYVIFAAWLFYMLGAYGVIVLRKKMPNVERPFKVWGYPYLPLIFVVFSFLFLINSIIADTEDAAMGTILILSGLPFYIYWKYFSKK, encoded by the coding sequence ATGAAAAATTCAGCTCCCAAAACAGAATTAGTCAGAAGTTTAACATTAACCGCATCAATAATGATAGTCGCCGGCTCAATGATAGGCTCCGGAATATTTAGAAAACCGGCTACAATGGCGGGTCAATTAGGTTCACCTGAATTACTTATCATAATTTGGATTATTGCCGGCATTATTACTTTCATTGGTGCTTTAGTAAATGCTGAAGTTGCCGGAATTATTGATTCAACTGGAGGTCAATATGTTTACTTCAGAAAAATGTATGGTGACGGAGTAGCGTTTATTTACGGCTGGTCGGTTCTTTCTGTAATTCAAACCGGAAGTCAAGCGGCAATCGCATATGTTTTTGGTGAATATTTAGGTTATTTTATTAATTATCCACAGCTTCCGCAAAGCTTGCAGGATTTTACATTTTATATGCCGTTGGTAGGCAATATTCATCCTTTCTTTGAATTCGGACCAAAAGCCGCTGCAATTATATGCATATTATTTTTAACCGGAATAAATTATATCGGTGTAATTTTCGGCGGAATTGTACAAACTATTGTTACAATTATAAAGATAGCCGCAATTATTGCCTTGGCTGTTGTGCTAATTACATTAGGCAACGGTTCATTCGCCAATGTTATTACAGGATTTTCAATTGCGCAAAATAATACAAGTGAATTGATTTCCGCTATTGGACTCGCACTTGCCGGAGCTTTCTGGGCATATGACGGCTGGAACAATGTAACTTTCATTTCCGGAGAAATGAAAAATCCGCAGAAAAACATTCCTCTTGGTTTGCTTTACGGAACATTAATTGTAATGGCGGTTTATGTAATTATTAATATTGCCTATTTATACATTCTTCCAATTGACGTTATGAAGAAATCACCTTTAGTTGCCGCATCTGCAATGGAACTTATTTTCGGTCAATCCGGAGCTTCAGTAATTTCTATAGCCGTAATCATTTCAACATTCGGCGCTCTCAACGGAAGTATTTTAGCTTCCGCAAGAGTTCAATTTGCTATGGCAAAGGATAACTTATTTTTTAATTATTTAGGTAAAGTACATCCAAAATTCGGAACACCTCACACATCTTTAATTATTCAGGGATTATGGTCAAGTGTACTTGTCCTTTCAGGATCCTTTGATACAATAACCGATTATGTAATTTTTGCGGCTTGGTTGTTTTATATGCTTGGGGCTTACGGAGTAATTGTGCTAAGGAAAAAGATGCCGAATGTAGAGCGACCATTCAAGGTTTGGGGATATCCGTATCTGCCGTTGATATTTGTTGTTTTTTCTTTTTTATTTTTAATAAATTCAATAATCGCCGACACAGAAGACGCGGCGATGGGAACAATTTTAATTTTATCAGGTTTGCCTTTTTATATTTACTGGAAATATTTTTCGAAAAAATAA
- a CDS encoding sigma-54-dependent Fis family transcriptional regulator yields MKKLSLLIIDDEAAQLESLKSFLKRREYEVLTASDGHEGFNLVQSNLIDVVLTDYRMPNWDGLTVLKNVKEFNPEIDVVVITAYGSVEDAVNIMKAGAYDYLSKPIDLDELENLLNRIYEKRLLFSENKLLKQQLVEKFKFDSIISESGIMQEVLNTAARVANSKASVLVRGESGTGKELIAKAIHFSGSRKDKPFVTVNISSLSENLLESELFGHEKGAFTGATNLRIGRFEEANGGTLFIDEVGDIPMQAQVKLLRAIQFNEIQRIGGNVTINVNVRIITATHRNLEEMIKKGEFREDLFYRLNVVSICLPKLRQRKSDIPILIDHFIKKHANSNQKEVSSLSTEALDILMKYDYPGNIRELENIIERAVVLCRSDIITKTDLPKLVNKIAENKILDPTDFEDGYENKVKAFENDIILEALSRTNGNKSAAARLLNISERHLRSRMEIINIKYTKE; encoded by the coding sequence ATGAAAAAACTATCATTACTTATCATTGACGACGAAGCAGCGCAATTAGAATCATTAAAAAGTTTTTTAAAAAGACGGGAATATGAAGTTCTTACCGCGTCCGATGGACACGAAGGGTTTAATTTAGTTCAAAGTAATTTAATTGATGTTGTACTCACGGATTACAGAATGCCCAATTGGGATGGATTAACCGTATTAAAAAATGTAAAAGAATTTAATCCCGAAATAGACGTTGTAGTGATTACAGCTTATGGAAGCGTTGAAGATGCGGTAAATATTATGAAAGCCGGTGCGTATGATTATTTATCAAAACCAATTGATCTCGACGAATTAGAAAATTTACTAAATCGAATTTATGAAAAGCGGTTGCTTTTTTCGGAAAACAAATTACTGAAACAGCAGCTTGTTGAAAAATTCAAATTTGATTCAATTATTTCGGAAAGCGGAATAATGCAGGAAGTTTTAAATACAGCGGCAAGAGTCGCAAATAGTAAAGCTTCTGTTTTAGTAAGAGGTGAAAGCGGAACGGGTAAAGAACTTATTGCAAAGGCAATTCATTTTTCAGGATCGAGAAAAGATAAACCATTTGTAACTGTAAACATTTCTTCCTTATCCGAAAATCTTTTGGAAAGTGAATTATTCGGACATGAGAAAGGCGCGTTTACAGGAGCAACAAATCTTCGAATAGGAAGATTTGAGGAAGCAAACGGCGGAACTCTATTTATTGATGAAGTTGGTGATATACCAATGCAAGCGCAAGTAAAACTTTTACGCGCAATTCAGTTCAATGAAATTCAAAGAATTGGAGGAAACGTAACTATTAATGTTAACGTAAGAATAATAACCGCTACACATAGAAACCTTGAAGAAATGATTAAGAAAGGTGAATTTAGAGAAGATTTATTTTACAGATTAAATGTTGTTTCTATATGTTTGCCAAAGTTAAGACAAAGAAAAAGTGATATTCCTATTTTGATTGATCATTTTATTAAGAAACATGCCAACTCAAACCAGAAAGAAGTAAGTTCATTATCTACCGAAGCCTTAGATATATTAATGAAATATGATTATCCGGGAAACATAAGAGAATTGGAAAACATTATTGAACGAGCGGTTGTACTTTGCAGATCGGATATTATTACAAAAACTGATTTACCGAAATTAGTTAATAAAATAGCTGAAAATAAAATCCTCGACCCAACCGATTTTGAAGACGGTTATGAAAATAAAGTCAAAGCTTTTGAAAACGATATTATCTTGGAAGCATTAAGCAGAACAAATGGAAATAAAAGCGCGGCAGCAAGATTATTAAACATAAGCGAGAGACATTTAAGATCGCGAATGGAAATTATAAATATTAAATACACAAAAGAATAA
- a CDS encoding response regulator transcription factor encodes MNNFDEDLNERKNGEFNFLLSGREKEILEHIVLGKKNKEIAKIFFISENTVLTHRRNIMKKMNVKSTPELIVASIRNGIITFKD; translated from the coding sequence ATGAATAATTTTGATGAAGACCTAAACGAGCGGAAAAATGGGGAGTTTAATTTTTTATTAAGCGGAAGAGAAAAAGAAATTTTAGAGCATATTGTGCTTGGGAAAAAAAATAAGGAAATTGCCAAAATATTTTTCATTAGTGAAAATACTGTTTTAACGCACCGCAGAAATATTATGAAGAAAATGAATGTTAAAAGCACACCTGAACTAATTGTCGCTTCCATTAGAAACGGAATTATAACATTTAAAGATTAA
- a CDS encoding TonB-dependent receptor, which yields MKIKYCHIIIILIICANYLFGQDSSFVINNYSLDEITVVSDKIDTKLSDVPTKIEVISAKEIESVNGERLPDILKTKSNIFIKSYGLTPALSTISTNGLGAEHTLILIDGMKLNSFQNSQIDLSIIPKEFIERIEFINNGVSSLYGSNAIGGVINIITKNKEHLAQNKSIKFGASVSQGSFNTLGYKVNAYKEIENFNIGINYNKESSDGNYEYYFQDKLKERQNAAYILSDVGLRTQYIINNKNVIKFFSTYADQNKQIPGIETGTTPAPTKQKDRNWSNILTLDNNLTDNLFLKTNFGYQNNLLDYSVGKFIRSIYKNLVYSGSSELRFKNDIYGITSGYEFTNASLESRELLDGIIRNQHALFLSSSYNFYKSLIIFPSLRYDYISDIDEGTFTYKFGINFKPLAISQFGIKANVGSNFRAPSFNDLYWKNSGNENLKSERSINVEGGLYYFFSNVLDGKIELTYTHISAENKIVWVPQTNGLWKPKNIAESLSNNFSISIDLVESIFENIKININSGIQITNTRKTSSAYFGDPTQNKYIPYIPLQAANLNFGTNYKNLDMNIFYSLSGKHFSDFENKIEVKSYHTIDGNISYQINWFELVSKFKLEINNITNTKYEVVSGYPMPLRFYKLTLTVNY from the coding sequence TTGAAAATTAAGTACTGTCATATAATAATAATTTTAATAATTTGCGCCAATTATTTATTTGGACAAGATTCATCTTTTGTAATTAATAATTATTCCCTGGATGAAATAACTGTTGTTTCAGATAAGATTGATACAAAACTCTCAGATGTTCCTACAAAAATTGAAGTAATCTCAGCAAAGGAAATTGAATCTGTAAACGGCGAAAGACTGCCCGATATATTAAAGACAAAATCCAATATTTTTATTAAGTCGTATGGATTAACTCCGGCGCTAAGTACAATATCCACTAACGGATTGGGTGCCGAACATACTTTAATTTTGATTGACGGGATGAAATTAAATTCATTTCAAAATTCTCAAATTGATCTTTCCATTATTCCGAAAGAATTTATTGAAAGAATTGAATTTATTAATAATGGAGTTAGTTCTCTTTATGGAAGCAACGCTATTGGCGGGGTTATTAATATAATTACAAAAAACAAGGAACATTTAGCGCAAAACAAATCAATTAAATTCGGAGCTTCGGTTTCTCAAGGCTCGTTTAATACTTTGGGTTATAAAGTTAACGCATACAAAGAGATTGAAAATTTTAACATTGGTATAAATTATAATAAAGAATCTTCTGACGGAAATTATGAATATTATTTTCAAGATAAACTTAAAGAAAGGCAGAACGCGGCGTATATATTAAGCGATGTTGGATTAAGAACACAATACATAATAAATAATAAAAATGTAATAAAATTCTTTTCAACTTATGCGGATCAAAACAAACAGATACCCGGTATAGAAACAGGTACAACTCCCGCGCCTACAAAACAAAAAGATAGAAATTGGAGTAATATATTAACGCTTGATAATAATTTAACTGATAATTTATTCCTTAAAACTAATTTTGGCTATCAAAATAATTTATTGGATTATTCGGTTGGTAAATTTATCCGCAGTATTTATAAAAATTTGGTATACTCCGGCAGCAGTGAATTAAGGTTTAAAAATGATATTTACGGAATAACTTCAGGATACGAATTTACAAATGCGTCTTTAGAAAGCCGTGAATTGTTAGATGGAATAATTCGAAATCAGCACGCATTATTTTTATCATCCTCATATAATTTTTATAAATCATTAATAATATTTCCATCGTTAAGATATGACTATATATCGGATATAGATGAAGGTACTTTTACTTATAAATTCGGTATAAACTTTAAGCCGTTAGCTATAAGCCAATTTGGAATTAAAGCAAATGTTGGAAGTAATTTCAGAGCGCCTTCATTTAACGATCTTTATTGGAAAAACTCAGGTAACGAAAATCTTAAATCGGAAAGATCAATTAATGTTGAAGGCGGATTGTATTATTTTTTTTCAAATGTATTAGATGGAAAAATTGAATTAACATATACGCATATTTCGGCGGAAAATAAAATTGTTTGGGTTCCGCAAACAAACGGACTATGGAAACCAAAAAATATTGCGGAATCATTGTCGAATAATTTTTCAATATCAATTGATCTTGTTGAATCGATATTTGAAAATATTAAAATAAATATAAATTCAGGAATTCAAATTACAAATACGCGTAAAACGAGTTCTGCTTATTTTGGTGATCCAACACAAAATAAATATATCCCATACATACCTTTGCAAGCCGCAAACTTAAATTTTGGAACAAATTATAAAAACTTGGATATGAACATTTTTTACTCATTAAGCGGAAAGCATTTTTCCGATTTTGAAAATAAAATTGAAGTGAAATCTTATCATACAATAGATGGAAATATAAGTTATCAAATCAATTGGTTTGAGTTGGTTTCAAAATTTAAATTGGAAATTAACAATATAACAAATACAAAATATGAAGTCGTATCCGGCTATCCAATGCCTTTGCGTTTTTACAAACTTACTTTAACAGTGAATTACTAA
- a CDS encoding T9SS type A sorting domain-containing protein: MKKTLIIYLYFIFVISINAQQLKDVYVLSEGGFSAGTSMLSKLNITSQIFTQDIFSPGNIGLYPDGMIIKNDKVYIVEQGSFGGAGKIYKLDTNGTVINSKEVGTNPYSITIANGKIYITNGPASRVSVLNENDFSKVKDLTVGVYPQEIISYNNKVFVANNGIWGGASDSTITVIDSETDEVIHNIKVKLNPSSLAITNDGKLLVGCPSGIIYKVDLTTFEKVDSFLVTDSGFGNDIYVDKSSDMIYFKSGSNKIIGLNLNAGEPKTVVDDPNIIFAYGYSYDYIAGKHYLTDAKDFSSNGTLNVYNNDGELLNSYNTGIAPRRVALNYDENTVSINNELISSDFKLDQNYPNPFNPNTIIEFSIPSNANRETSNVKLIVYDILGNEVSVLVDARKSSGNYSIKFDAGNLSSGIYIYKLQSGNFISTRRMMLIK, encoded by the coding sequence ATGAAAAAAACTTTAATAATATATTTATACTTTATTTTTGTTATTTCCATAAATGCTCAACAGCTTAAAGATGTTTATGTTTTATCGGAAGGCGGATTCAGCGCCGGAACATCTATGCTGAGCAAATTAAATATTACTTCCCAAATATTTACACAAGATATTTTCTCTCCCGGAAATATTGGATTATACCCTGATGGAATGATTATAAAAAATGATAAGGTTTATATTGTTGAGCAGGGAAGTTTTGGCGGAGCTGGAAAAATTTACAAACTTGATACAAATGGAACCGTAATTAATTCTAAAGAAGTTGGCACAAATCCTTATTCTATTACAATTGCAAATGGAAAAATTTATATTACAAATGGACCTGCAAGCAGAGTTTCAGTTCTTAATGAAAATGATTTTAGTAAAGTAAAAGACCTTACAGTTGGAGTTTACCCGCAGGAAATAATTTCTTACAATAATAAAGTATTTGTGGCAAACAACGGTATTTGGGGCGGAGCTTCCGATTCCACAATAACCGTAATTGATTCAGAGACTGATGAAGTAATACATAATATAAAAGTTAAATTAAATCCTTCCTCGCTCGCTATTACAAATGATGGTAAATTATTGGTCGGATGTCCAAGCGGTATAATTTATAAAGTTGACTTAACAACATTTGAAAAAGTTGACTCTTTTTTGGTAACCGATTCAGGATTTGGAAATGATATTTATGTTGATAAATCAAGTGATATGATCTATTTCAAATCAGGATCAAATAAAATTATCGGACTAAATTTAAATGCAGGTGAACCAAAAACAGTTGTCGATGATCCCAATATTATTTTTGCTTATGGATATAGCTATGATTATATCGCGGGTAAACATTATTTAACCGATGCTAAAGATTTCTCTTCTAACGGGACACTAAACGTTTATAATAATGACGGAGAGTTATTGAATAGTTATAATACCGGTATAGCGCCAAGAAGAGTTGCATTAAATTATGATGAAAATACGGTTTCTATTAATAATGAATTAATTTCTAGTGACTTTAAATTAGACCAGAATTATCCCAATCCTTTTAATCCAAATACAATTATAGAATTTAGTATTCCGTCAAACGCCAATCGGGAAACATCAAACGTTAAATTAATTGTTTACGATATTCTCGGAAATGAAGTATCGGTTTTGGTTGACGCGCGAAAATCATCAGGTAATTATTCGATTAAATTCGATGCAGGCAATCTTTCAAGCGGAATTTACATTTACAAATTACAATCTGGTAATTTTATTTCAACTCGCAGAATGATGTTAATAAAATAA
- a CDS encoding cysteine-rich CWC family protein → MKDLSKYELKYCPRCISTFECKPGNITQCQCFEFYLTKQELIFIKDNYKDCLCGNCLNEIKSRNQKLNSKLT, encoded by the coding sequence TTGAAAGATTTATCAAAATATGAACTTAAATACTGCCCGCGCTGCATTTCAACCTTTGAATGCAAACCAGGGAACATAACTCAATGCCAGTGTTTTGAGTTTTACTTAACAAAGCAAGAACTGATATTCATAAAAGATAATTATAAGGATTGTCTTTGCGGTAATTGCTTAAATGAAATAAAATCGAGAAATCAAAAATTGAATAGCAAATTAACCTAA
- a CDS encoding ATP-binding protein, translating to MKIFNKVDLQPKSLILIFIAVAILVISSVLFEYYQSKKEMYNLMEEQAHSLLETTLTSSTNALISYDLLNSELKNRLFNNANYIKLLFEKGQINNNILKHFAEQNQIYRINIFNKFGKKIFSNHEIIHTDLEPKIDPNDVLAPIFKGITDSLFIGFKKARFEDGFRFAIAVSAKDRSAIVLNLNAEKILEFRKQIGFGSLLKKLTQNKNLIYTVLQNSDEIIAASGNISTLENFDDSDFLKKSLIDSTFASRVIENDSLNIFEAVHPFSYNGNTVGIFRLGISLQPLISINQRAIRRLVIIGITLFVLGSLLLTYIFTRQNFDFLQKRFRTIENFSNNVIQNVSDAVIVLDEDHFIKIVNSAAINLFRFNENEINTNKFFDLLKSNDLMDIINSNDGLKQLEIKINNQNRYLLLSKTNFDTESNNKNTIFVFRDLTKQKLLEDQIQRKERLVAMGELASGVAHEIRNPLNTISTITQQLQMDFEPIDRKDEFKNLAGLVNKEVKRINETVNSFLRFSKPEKIILTEFKLSDLTGQIRNLYIPMFSDKSIEFLLKAEWDGIVNWDRNQIQQVFMNLLQNSFDATKNNGNIILTINHEENNNIKIEIADNGIGISKNMLNKIFNLYFTTKAKGTGIGLSIVQRIIFEHGGTISVNSEENSGTLFTITLPQFPII from the coding sequence GTGAAAATTTTTAATAAAGTTGATCTTCAGCCTAAGAGTTTAATTCTAATTTTTATTGCGGTAGCAATTTTAGTAATATCTTCCGTTTTGTTTGAATATTACCAAAGTAAAAAAGAAATGTATAATTTAATGGAGGAACAGGCTCATTCACTTTTGGAAACAACTCTTACTTCTTCAACAAACGCATTAATATCATATGATCTATTAAATTCAGAATTAAAGAATCGCTTATTCAACAATGCCAATTATATAAAATTACTTTTTGAAAAAGGGCAAATCAACAATAATATTCTTAAACATTTTGCCGAACAAAATCAAATTTATAGAATAAATATTTTCAATAAATTCGGGAAAAAGATTTTCAGCAATCATGAAATAATTCACACGGATTTGGAACCAAAAATTGATCCTAATGATGTTTTGGCTCCGATTTTCAAAGGAATAACTGATTCTTTATTTATTGGATTTAAAAAAGCGAGATTCGAAGATGGATTTAGATTTGCAATTGCTGTTTCGGCAAAAGACAGAAGCGCTATCGTTTTAAACTTGAATGCTGAAAAGATTTTGGAATTCAGAAAACAAATTGGCTTCGGAAGCCTATTAAAAAAATTAACGCAAAACAAAAACTTAATTTATACAGTATTGCAGAATTCAGACGAAATTATCGCTGCCTCCGGAAATATTTCAACCTTGGAAAACTTTGATGATTCTGATTTTTTAAAGAAATCACTAATAGATTCAACATTTGCCTCAAGAGTTATTGAAAACGACTCTTTAAATATTTTTGAAGCCGTTCACCCTTTTTCATATAATGGTAATACGGTAGGAATATTTCGTTTAGGAATTTCACTTCAGCCGTTGATAAGTATAAATCAACGAGCTATTAGAAGATTAGTAATTATTGGAATAACTCTATTCGTTTTAGGCTCCTTGCTTCTCACTTACATTTTCACGCGTCAAAATTTCGATTTTCTACAAAAAAGATTCAGAACTATAGAAAATTTTTCCAACAATGTAATACAAAATGTAAGCGATGCTGTAATTGTTTTAGATGAAGATCATTTTATTAAAATCGTTAATTCAGCGGCTATAAATTTATTTCGTTTTAATGAAAATGAAATTAATACGAATAAATTTTTTGATCTATTAAAATCAAATGATCTAATGGATATAATAAACTCAAATGATGGATTAAAACAATTAGAAATAAAAATCAATAATCAAAATAGGTACTTATTACTTTCCAAAACTAACTTTGATACGGAAAGTAATAATAAAAATACTATATTCGTTTTTAGAGATTTAACAAAACAAAAATTATTAGAGGACCAAATCCAAAGAAAAGAAAGATTAGTAGCAATGGGTGAATTAGCTTCAGGCGTAGCTCATGAAATTAGAAATCCTTTAAATACAATAAGCACAATTACACAGCAATTACAAATGGATTTTGAACCGATTGACCGAAAAGATGAATTTAAAAATCTTGCTGGCTTGGTTAATAAAGAAGTAAAAAGAATAAACGAAACAGTAAATAGTTTTTTAAGATTTTCCAAACCGGAAAAAATAATATTAACTGAATTTAAATTGTCTGATTTGACAGGTCAGATAAGAAACCTTTATATTCCAATGTTTTCGGATAAATCAATTGAATTCTTACTTAAAGCCGAATGGGACGGAATTGTAAACTGGGACAGGAATCAAATTCAGCAGGTTTTTATGAATCTTTTACAGAACTCTTTTGACGCGACAAAAAATAACGGAAACATAATATTGACAATAAATCATGAAGAAAATAATAATATAAAAATTGAAATAGCGGATAACGGTATTGGTATTTCTAAAAATATGTTAAATAAAATTTTTAATTTATATTTTACAACAAAAGCTAAAGGTACCGGAATTGGTTTAAGTATTGTACAAAGAATTATTTTTGAACATGGCGGAACAATTTCAGTAAATAGCGAAGAAAATTCAGGCACTTTATTTACAATTACTTTACCGCAATTTCCAATTATTTAA
- a CDS encoding DUF2202 domain-containing protein, whose amino-acid sequence MKSLSQIFAKLILTAFTTIIIITACNSPVESNNVINSGDVSEVLKAMPIEEINSDENEGLVFMREEEKLARDIYLVLYKKWNANVFNNISKSEQKHTDAIKILLDKYQITDPVISDEVGVFSNPDLQALYNTLIEKGNTSLIEALKVGAAIEEIDILDLQKNLEKVDNEDITYVYNNLMRGSRNHLRAFNQNLEAQEVDYKAQYLDQDQFEAIVSTSIEKGSNRGRGRNR is encoded by the coding sequence ATGAAAAGTTTAAGTCAAATATTCGCAAAATTAATATTAACAGCATTCACAACTATAATAATTATTACTGCATGCAATTCGCCGGTTGAATCTAACAATGTTATTAATTCAGGCGATGTTTCTGAGGTTTTAAAGGCAATGCCAATTGAAGAAATTAATTCTGATGAAAATGAAGGATTAGTATTTATGCGTGAAGAAGAAAAACTTGCAAGAGATATTTATTTGGTTTTATATAAAAAATGGAATGCAAATGTATTTAATAACATATCTAAAAGTGAACAAAAACATACTGACGCTATAAAAATTTTATTGGATAAATATCAAATTACGGATCCGGTTATCTCTGATGAAGTTGGTGTCTTCAGCAATCCGGATTTACAGGCACTTTATAACACATTGATAGAAAAGGGAAATACATCTTTAATAGAAGCTTTGAAAGTTGGTGCGGCAATTGAAGAAATTGATATTTTGGATCTTCAGAAAAATTTGGAAAAAGTCGATAACGAAGATATTACATATGTTTACAATAATCTAATGCGCGGTTCAAGAAATCATTTAAGAGCATTTAATCAAAATTTAGAGGCACAGGAAGTTGATTACAAGGCGCAATATCTTGATCAAGATCAGTTTGAAGCAATTGTTTCAACTAGCATTGAAAAAGGTTCTAACAGAGGCAGAGGACGAAATAGGTAG